In a genomic window of Saccharothrix sp. HUAS TT1:
- the opcA gene encoding glucose-6-phosphate dehydrogenase assembly protein OpcA, which produces MIIDLPSTTTSQVNSKLVRLREEGGAVTLGRVLTLVIVTDDGTKTEEAIDAANDASREHPCRVIVVARGARKAAPRLDAQIRVGGDAGASEVIVLRLYGELANEGASCVVPLLLPDTPVVAWWPNEAPAVPAQDPIGQLAQRRITDAAAEKNPIKALEQRRAGYTPGDTDLAWTRLTLWRAMLASAFDLPPHEKVTEAEVSGESDSPSTDLLAAWLAGCLRVPVRRAKAARGEGIVDVRLERRSGVVELSRPDGKVGALTQPGQPERRVALQRRQVRDCLAEELRRLDPDEVYETALRSLGKVVRGRTTPKPAKAAAAAPAAPVAASAASRKPATARKSSAGTGTGTAKAKSEGAVKADTPAAADASSAPAASKPAASKPAAAKPAAAKPAAAKPASAAAEKPAAKAVAKAPKQAKSKTKAGS; this is translated from the coding sequence GTGATCATCGACCTGCCCTCGACCACCACGTCGCAGGTCAACAGCAAGCTCGTGCGGCTGCGCGAGGAGGGCGGCGCGGTCACCCTCGGCCGGGTGCTGACGCTGGTCATCGTGACCGACGACGGCACCAAGACCGAGGAGGCCATCGACGCGGCCAACGACGCCAGCCGCGAGCACCCGTGCCGGGTGATCGTGGTGGCGCGCGGCGCGCGCAAGGCCGCCCCCCGGCTGGACGCGCAGATCCGCGTCGGCGGTGACGCGGGCGCGTCCGAGGTCATCGTGCTGCGGCTGTACGGCGAGCTGGCCAACGAGGGCGCCTCCTGCGTCGTGCCGCTGCTGCTGCCGGACACCCCGGTGGTGGCGTGGTGGCCGAACGAGGCGCCCGCCGTGCCCGCGCAGGACCCGATCGGGCAGCTCGCGCAGCGCCGGATCACCGACGCGGCGGCCGAGAAGAACCCGATCAAGGCGCTGGAGCAGCGGCGCGCCGGCTATACGCCCGGCGACACCGACCTGGCGTGGACCCGGTTGACGCTGTGGCGGGCGATGCTCGCGTCGGCGTTCGACCTGCCGCCGCACGAGAAGGTCACCGAGGCCGAGGTGAGCGGGGAGAGCGACTCGCCGTCGACCGACCTGCTGGCCGCCTGGCTCGCCGGGTGCCTGCGGGTGCCGGTGAGGCGGGCGAAGGCGGCGCGCGGCGAGGGCATCGTCGACGTGCGGCTGGAGCGCCGGTCCGGTGTGGTGGAGCTGTCGCGGCCGGACGGGAAGGTCGGCGCGCTGACCCAGCCCGGCCAGCCGGAGCGGCGGGTCGCGCTGCAGCGGCGCCAGGTGCGGGACTGCCTGGCCGAGGAGCTGCGCCGGCTGGACCCGGACGAGGTGTACGAGACGGCGTTGCGGTCGCTCGGCAAGGTCGTGCGCGGTCGGACCACGCCGAAGCCGGCCAAGGCCGCCGCGGCGGCGCCTGCCGCGCCTGTTGCGGCTTCCGCGGCTTCGCGCAAGCCCGCCACGGCCCGCAAGTCCTCGGCCGGAACCGGAACCGGAACCGCCAAGGCGAAGTCCGAGGGCGCCGTGAAGGCCGACACCCCGGCCGCTGCCGACGCGTCCTCCGCGCCTGCCGCTTCGAAGCCCGCCGCCTCGAAGCCCGCTGCCGCCAAGCCCGCTGCCGCCAAGCCCGCTGCCGCCAAGCCCGCCTCGGCTGCCGCCGAGAAGCCCGCGGCCAAGGCTGTGGCCAAGGCCCCGAAGCAGGCCAAGTCCAAGACGAAGGCGGGTTCGTGA
- the tal gene encoding transaldolase yields the protein MSTNPLAELSDAGVSIWLDDLSRERLNTGNLAGLITDQHVVGVTTNPTIFAAALAKGAAYDEQVRELVARGADTDTAVREITTSDVRHACDLFRDLYTATDGVDGRVSIEVDPRLANDTEATVAEALDLAKAVDRPNLLVKIPATVEGLPAITRVLAEGISVNVTLIFSVERYRHVMEAFVTGLEQAKANGHDLHGIHSVASFFVSRVDSEIDKRLDALGTPAAAELRGKAAIANAVLAYAAYEETFKGERWEALAADGARAQRPLWASTGVKDPQYSDTRYVDQLVVAGTVNTMPEKTLHAVADHGRIEGDTVSGRAARAQEVFDGLVEVGIDLDDVFVALETEGVDKFEKSWAELLETVTGQLNQAKG from the coding sequence ATGAGCACCAATCCGCTGGCCGAGCTCAGCGACGCGGGCGTGTCGATCTGGCTGGACGACCTGTCCCGCGAGCGGCTGAACACCGGCAACCTGGCCGGCCTGATCACCGACCAGCACGTCGTCGGCGTGACCACCAACCCGACCATCTTCGCCGCCGCCCTGGCCAAGGGCGCCGCGTACGACGAGCAGGTGCGCGAGCTGGTCGCGCGCGGCGCGGACACCGACACGGCGGTCCGCGAGATCACCACCTCGGACGTGCGCCACGCGTGCGACCTGTTCCGCGACCTCTACACCGCCACCGACGGCGTCGACGGCCGGGTGTCGATCGAGGTCGACCCGCGGCTGGCCAACGACACCGAGGCCACCGTCGCCGAGGCGCTGGACCTGGCCAAGGCCGTGGACCGGCCGAACCTGCTGGTCAAGATCCCGGCCACGGTCGAGGGCCTGCCCGCGATCACCCGGGTGCTCGCCGAGGGCATCAGCGTGAACGTGACGCTGATCTTCTCCGTCGAGCGCTACCGGCACGTGATGGAGGCGTTCGTCACGGGCCTGGAGCAGGCCAAGGCCAACGGGCACGACCTGCACGGCATCCACTCCGTGGCGTCGTTCTTCGTGTCCCGGGTGGACAGCGAGATCGACAAGCGGCTGGACGCGCTGGGCACCCCGGCCGCGGCGGAGCTGCGCGGCAAGGCGGCCATCGCGAACGCCGTGCTGGCCTACGCCGCGTACGAGGAGACGTTCAAGGGCGAGCGCTGGGAGGCGCTGGCCGCCGACGGCGCCCGCGCGCAGCGCCCGCTGTGGGCGTCCACCGGTGTGAAGGACCCGCAGTACTCCGACACCCGGTACGTGGACCAGCTCGTGGTGGCCGGCACGGTCAACACGATGCCGGAGAAGACCCTGCACGCGGTCGCCGACCACGGCAGGATCGAGGGTGACACCGTCAGCGGGCGGGCCGCGCGGGCGCAGGAGGTCTTCGACGGGCTGGTCGAGGTCGGCATCGACCTGGACGACGTGTTCGTCGCGCTGGAGACCGAGGGCGTCGACAAGTTCGAGAAGTCGTGGGCCGAACTGCTCGAGACGGTGACCGGACAGCTGAACCAGGCCAAGGGCTGA
- a CDS encoding glucose-6-phosphate isomerase yields the protein MTEVISVEIVRTPNQDQVDIVVGDLVRDSAPSRLTAGDATLWGAGAESEASIRLAWTTLHETSRPLVAEITALRGELLAEGVDRVVLAGMGGSSLAPEVITGTAGVPLVVLDTTDPGQVADALAGDLERTVVVVSSKSGGTVETDSHRRIFEAAFEAAGIDAASRIVVVTDPGSPLEAASREAGYRRVFLADPHVGGRYSALTAFGLVPSGLAGADVGRLLDEAAAAAPLVSADSPDNPAVVLAATFAVAHAHGAEKIVFADTGSGIAGFGDWAEQLIAESTGKNGTGLLPVVVEGPGAPGFVDARSDATTVAIGPATGSSTLSVEGSLGAQFLVWEYATALVSRVLEINPFDQPDVEAAKKAARSLLDSPAASSAEPAFVDGPIEVHPSEGWLPADVKTVTEALRALVAAAPEHGYLSVQAYLDRLDDASFALVRPELAQRTHLQTTYGWGPRFLHSTGQYHKGGHQNGVFLQLTGASETHLEVPGRPYDLSTLQTAQALGDGQVLAEHGRPVLRLHLTDRVAGLAQLVEAIQEDGS from the coding sequence ATGACCGAGGTGATCTCCGTGGAGATCGTCCGCACGCCGAACCAGGACCAGGTCGACATCGTCGTCGGCGACCTGGTCCGCGACTCGGCTCCGAGCAGGCTCACCGCCGGTGACGCCACCCTGTGGGGCGCCGGGGCGGAGTCGGAGGCGTCGATCCGCCTGGCGTGGACGACGTTGCACGAGACGTCCCGCCCGCTGGTCGCGGAGATCACCGCGCTACGCGGCGAGCTGCTGGCCGAGGGCGTGGACCGGGTGGTCCTCGCCGGCATGGGCGGCTCGTCGCTCGCGCCCGAGGTGATCACGGGCACGGCCGGCGTCCCGCTGGTCGTGCTCGACACCACCGACCCCGGCCAGGTCGCCGACGCGCTGGCGGGCGACCTGGAGCGCACCGTCGTGGTGGTGTCGTCCAAGTCGGGCGGCACCGTCGAGACCGACAGCCACCGGCGGATCTTCGAGGCCGCGTTCGAGGCCGCCGGGATCGACGCGGCGTCGCGGATCGTCGTGGTGACCGACCCGGGCTCGCCGCTGGAGGCGGCGTCGCGGGAAGCGGGCTACCGCAGGGTGTTCCTGGCCGACCCGCACGTCGGCGGCCGGTACTCGGCGCTCACCGCGTTCGGCCTGGTGCCCTCGGGCCTGGCCGGCGCGGACGTCGGCCGGCTGCTGGACGAGGCCGCGGCCGCCGCGCCGCTGGTGTCGGCCGACTCGCCGGACAACCCGGCGGTCGTGCTGGCCGCCACGTTCGCGGTGGCGCACGCGCACGGCGCGGAGAAGATCGTGTTCGCCGACACCGGCTCCGGCATCGCCGGGTTCGGCGACTGGGCCGAGCAGCTGATCGCCGAGTCGACCGGCAAGAACGGCACCGGCCTGCTGCCGGTGGTGGTCGAGGGTCCCGGCGCGCCCGGTTTCGTGGACGCCCGCTCGGACGCCACCACCGTCGCGATCGGACCGGCCACCGGCTCGTCCACGCTCTCGGTCGAGGGCTCGCTCGGCGCGCAGTTCCTGGTCTGGGAGTACGCGACCGCGCTCGTCAGCCGGGTGCTGGAGATCAACCCGTTCGACCAGCCCGACGTCGAGGCGGCGAAGAAGGCGGCCCGGTCCCTGCTGGACTCCCCCGCCGCGTCGTCGGCCGAACCGGCCTTCGTGGACGGTCCGATCGAGGTCCACCCGAGCGAGGGCTGGCTGCCGGCGGACGTGAAGACGGTCACCGAGGCGCTGCGGGCGCTCGTCGCCGCCGCTCCCGAGCACGGCTACCTGTCCGTGCAGGCGTACCTGGACCGGCTGGACGACGCGTCGTTCGCGCTGGTCCGCCCGGAGCTGGCGCAGCGGACGCACCTGCAGACCACGTACGGGTGGGGACCGCGGTTCCTGCACTCGACCGGCCAGTACCACAAGGGCGGTCACCAGAACGGCGTTTTCCTGCAGCTCACCGGCGCGTCCGAGACGCACCTGGAGGTGCCGGGCCGGCCGTACGACCTCAGCACGCTGCAGACGGCGCAGGCGCTGGGCGACGGCCAGGTGCTCGCCGAGCACGGCCGGCCGGTGCTGCGGCTGCACCTGACCGACCGCGTCGCCGGGCTCGCGCAGCTCGTGGAAGCGATCCAGGAGGACGGCTCGTGA
- a CDS encoding sensor histidine kinase, producing the protein MTAQYGEDRRIADTGGPTLAGNAVERLPSGRVNGVPPERVRRAAFLGVLGRWLGRHRQLAFDVAAVGIAALDVWLRVVPEAERYNYVLSIISVAAVALRRRFPFLVVLIAVPGFLAGWAQLAAMIALGTLARRKLLSAQTYVGAGLVWLSRFFVWPPDEFVALDWKTHVHNAIYGCIVAGMPIAIGLLAHAREELSARIAELAASRERERMLHAHAVRSDERARLAREMHDVVSHQVSLIAMQAGALRVAAADPNARQVAGTIRMLSTRTLDELRQLVSVLRTTSGDDSPQPRVEDLPQLVSSAGIPATLSVQGQVADLPAPVSGAVYRTVQEALTNVRKHACGAPTTVRVVSEVDRLSVEIRNDRPEGSHDCGALPSGGHGLVGLRERAALLNGELEAGPTDDGGFSVRVTFPLVRPMDN; encoded by the coding sequence ATGACAGCGCAGTACGGTGAGGACCGGCGGATAGCTGACACAGGAGGTCCGACCCTGGCCGGCAACGCTGTCGAGAGGCTGCCGAGCGGTCGGGTCAACGGCGTCCCGCCCGAACGGGTGCGGCGTGCTGCCTTCCTCGGGGTGCTCGGGCGGTGGCTGGGGCGGCACCGGCAGCTGGCGTTCGACGTGGCGGCCGTCGGGATCGCGGCGCTGGACGTGTGGCTGCGGGTCGTGCCCGAGGCCGAGCGGTACAACTACGTGCTGTCGATCATCTCGGTGGCCGCCGTCGCCCTGCGCCGCCGGTTCCCGTTCCTGGTGGTGCTGATCGCCGTGCCCGGGTTCCTGGCCGGGTGGGCGCAGCTGGCGGCGATGATCGCGCTGGGGACGTTGGCGCGGCGGAAGCTGCTGTCGGCGCAGACCTACGTCGGGGCCGGGCTGGTGTGGCTGAGCCGGTTCTTCGTGTGGCCGCCGGACGAGTTCGTGGCGCTGGACTGGAAGACGCACGTGCACAACGCGATCTACGGGTGCATCGTCGCGGGGATGCCGATCGCGATCGGGTTGCTGGCGCACGCGCGGGAGGAGTTGTCGGCGCGGATCGCCGAGCTGGCGGCGAGCCGGGAGCGGGAGCGGATGCTGCACGCGCACGCGGTGCGGTCGGACGAGCGGGCCAGGTTGGCGCGGGAGATGCACGACGTCGTGTCGCACCAGGTGAGCTTGATCGCGATGCAGGCGGGCGCCCTGCGCGTGGCGGCGGCCGACCCGAACGCGAGGCAGGTGGCCGGGACGATCCGGATGCTGAGCACGCGGACGTTGGACGAGCTGCGGCAGTTGGTGAGCGTGCTGCGGACCACCAGCGGTGACGACTCGCCGCAACCCCGGGTCGAGGACCTGCCCCAACTGGTGAGTTCCGCGGGGATTCCGGCGACGTTGAGCGTGCAGGGCCAGGTCGCCGACCTGCCCGCGCCGGTGTCGGGCGCGGTGTACCGGACGGTGCAGGAGGCTTTGACGAACGTGCGCAAGCACGCGTGCGGCGCTCCGACGACCGTGCGGGTGGTGTCGGAGGTCGACCGGTTGTCCGTGGAGATCCGCAACGACCGCCCGGAGGGGTCGCACGACTGCGGGGCGCTGCCCAGCGGGGGGCACGGGTTGGTGGGGCTGCGGGAGCGGGCGGCGCTGTTGAACGGTGAGCTGGAGGCCGGGCCCACGGACGACGGCGGATTCTCGGTGCGCGTGACGTTCCCCCTGGTCAGACCCATGGACAACTGA
- a CDS encoding serine/threonine-protein kinase, producing MTVSANVVAALPQYEIGAEVGRGGMGVVYAAVHRPLGRAVAVKRLPGVLASDERMSARFAHEARLLARLDHPHIVPVYDYVQDRGEHLLVMEKLDGGTVWSKFTGPGVTPAQSCALGLAMLSGLHAAHGAGVLHLDVKPKNLLFTSGGVLKVADFGISQVVSEGATLVTHGGQVLGTPAYLSPEQALGNPLSPAADVYGAATVLYELLSGRLPFDSGGGALAMIQRHVYQQPRPLVEVPPPLARVVMRGLERDPAARYRNAETFAVDLATAATEVFGRDWLLRLRTPVHLTPQVAAATHPATTYATAATHPTGSHPPSTSPSLRETLNHPVRATLADTDTPPTPAHLGAAPLIPAAQILTPPKPARWFALAAALTGALMLATPFTAPTRSLPPLTADLSKPVTIGTGNPTTARLTVTAAGITLADVPATPPSPAEATPTSPLTFELPGASRWIVGGAAVATVTTGGESQDYSLQPTTNPMVSIMGAGSAVLLLFALAYLESILRSLRRHRRPAGPTAILSAAPLGFALGVAVWLLPSVLLRHTPDLWPALVCGALGSAAAVCTAIATGRSALR from the coding sequence GTGACGGTGTCGGCGAACGTCGTCGCGGCACTACCGCAGTACGAGATCGGCGCCGAGGTCGGGCGCGGCGGGATGGGGGTCGTGTACGCGGCCGTGCACCGGCCGCTGGGGCGGGCGGTGGCGGTGAAGCGGCTGCCGGGCGTGCTGGCGTCCGACGAGCGGATGAGCGCCCGGTTCGCGCACGAGGCGCGGCTGCTGGCGCGGCTCGACCACCCGCACATCGTGCCCGTGTACGACTACGTGCAGGACCGCGGCGAGCACCTGCTGGTGATGGAAAAGCTCGACGGTGGCACGGTGTGGTCGAAGTTCACCGGTCCAGGCGTCACACCCGCCCAATCGTGTGCTCTGGGGCTGGCGATGCTGTCCGGCCTCCACGCCGCGCACGGCGCCGGGGTGCTGCACCTGGACGTGAAGCCGAAGAACCTGCTGTTCACGTCCGGCGGGGTGCTGAAGGTCGCCGACTTCGGGATCTCGCAGGTGGTCAGCGAGGGTGCGACGCTGGTGACGCACGGTGGCCAGGTGCTCGGGACACCCGCGTACCTGTCACCCGAACAGGCCCTGGGCAACCCCCTCAGCCCCGCCGCCGACGTCTACGGCGCCGCGACCGTGCTGTACGAACTGCTGAGCGGCCGCCTGCCGTTCGACAGCGGCGGCGGCGCCCTGGCGATGATCCAGCGCCACGTGTACCAGCAACCGCGCCCCCTGGTCGAAGTCCCACCCCCGCTCGCGCGGGTGGTGATGCGCGGCCTGGAACGCGACCCCGCGGCGAGGTACCGCAACGCCGAGACCTTCGCCGTCGACCTGGCCACCGCCGCCACCGAGGTCTTCGGCCGGGACTGGCTCCTGCGCCTGCGCACCCCGGTCCACCTGACCCCCCAAGTAGCCGCCGCCACCCACCCCGCCACCACCTACGCCACTGCCGCCACCCACCCCACCGGCTCCCACCCTCCCTCCACCTCTCCCTCACTCCGCGAAACCCTCAACCACCCCGTCCGCGCAACCCTCGCCGACACCGACACCCCACCGACCCCCGCCCACCTGGGCGCCGCCCCCCTGATCCCCGCCGCCCAAATCCTCACCCCACCGAAACCGGCACGCTGGTTCGCCCTGGCAGCGGCCCTGACCGGCGCCCTGATGCTGGCCACCCCGTTCACCGCCCCGACCCGCTCCCTGCCACCGCTCACCGCCGACCTGAGCAAACCGGTGACCATCGGCACCGGCAACCCCACCACTGCCCGCCTGACCGTGACGGCGGCCGGCATCACCCTGGCCGACGTCCCCGCCACACCCCCGTCCCCCGCCGAGGCCACCCCCACCTCCCCGCTGACCTTCGAACTCCCCGGCGCCAGCCGCTGGATCGTGGGAGGTGCAGCGGTGGCCACGGTGACGACCGGCGGCGAGTCGCAGGACTACTCCCTCCAGCCGACCACCAACCCGATGGTCAGCATCATGGGCGCGGGGAGCGCGGTGCTGCTGCTGTTCGCACTCGCGTACCTGGAGTCGATCCTGCGATCCCTGCGCCGACACCGCCGCCCCGCAGGTCCCACCGCAATCCTCAGCGCCGCCCCGCTGGGGTTCGCGCTCGGCGTGGCGGTGTGGCTCCTGCCGTCCGTGCTGCTGCGCCACACCCCCGACCTGTGGCCGGCACTGGTCTGCGGCGCACTGGGCTCGGCCGCCGCCGTGTGCACGGCCATCGCCACCGGCCGGTCCGCTCTCCGCTGA
- the zwf gene encoding glucose-6-phosphate dehydrogenase has translation MPRIAGPSGLVIFGVTGDLSRKKLMPAIYDLANRGLLPPGFALVGFARRDWADQDFMKVVHDAVKEHARTPFRSEVWDQLAEGIRFVQGTFDDDAAFDTLAATLSDLDRDRGTGGNHAFYLSVPPSAFTTVVNQLKRAGLATPPTDSPDQWRRVVIEKPFGHDLASAKQLNKTVNDVFPEESVFRIDHYLGKETVQNILALRFANQLYEPIWNANYVDHVQITMAEDIGLGGRAGYYDGIGAARDVIQNHLLQLLALTAMEEPVSFRPSDLRAEKVKVLSATRPVGPFDGTTARGQYTGGWQGGQKVPGLVEEGGFAKDSVTETYAAITCEVNTRRWAGVPFYLRTGKRLGRRVTEVAVVFKRAPHLPFDDTATEELGQNALVVRVQPDEGVTIRFGSKVPGNTMEVRDVTMDFGYGHAFTESSPEAYERLLLDVLLGEPSLFPKNDEVELSWEILDPVLAHWGATGAPEKYKAGTWGPASADEMLARTGRHWRRP, from the coding sequence ATGCCGCGGATCGCCGGGCCGTCCGGCCTGGTGATCTTCGGCGTGACCGGCGACCTGTCCCGCAAGAAGCTCATGCCCGCGATCTACGACCTGGCCAACCGCGGCCTGCTGCCGCCGGGCTTCGCGCTCGTCGGCTTCGCCCGCCGCGACTGGGCCGACCAGGACTTCATGAAGGTCGTGCACGACGCCGTCAAGGAGCACGCGCGCACGCCGTTCCGGTCCGAGGTCTGGGACCAGCTCGCCGAGGGCATCCGGTTCGTGCAGGGCACGTTCGACGACGACGCCGCGTTCGACACGCTCGCCGCGACGCTGTCCGACCTGGACCGCGACCGCGGCACCGGCGGCAACCACGCGTTCTACCTGTCGGTGCCGCCCAGCGCGTTCACCACGGTGGTCAACCAGCTCAAGCGCGCGGGCCTGGCCACGCCGCCCACCGACAGCCCCGACCAGTGGCGCCGGGTGGTCATCGAGAAGCCGTTCGGCCACGACCTGGCCAGCGCCAAGCAGCTCAACAAGACCGTCAACGACGTCTTCCCCGAGGAGTCGGTGTTCCGCATCGACCACTACCTCGGCAAGGAGACGGTGCAGAACATCCTGGCGCTGCGCTTCGCCAACCAGCTCTACGAGCCCATCTGGAACGCCAACTACGTCGACCACGTGCAGATCACCATGGCCGAGGACATCGGCCTCGGCGGTCGCGCGGGGTACTACGACGGCATCGGCGCGGCCCGCGACGTGATCCAGAACCACCTGCTCCAGCTGCTCGCGCTGACCGCGATGGAGGAGCCGGTGTCGTTCCGGCCGAGCGACCTGCGCGCGGAGAAGGTGAAGGTGCTGTCCGCGACGCGCCCGGTCGGGCCGTTCGACGGGACCACCGCGCGCGGCCAGTACACCGGCGGCTGGCAGGGCGGGCAGAAGGTGCCCGGCCTGGTGGAGGAGGGCGGGTTCGCCAAGGACTCGGTCACCGAGACCTACGCGGCCATCACCTGCGAGGTGAACACCCGGCGCTGGGCCGGTGTGCCGTTCTACCTGCGCACCGGCAAGCGCCTCGGCCGCCGCGTCACCGAGGTGGCCGTGGTGTTCAAGCGCGCGCCGCACCTGCCGTTCGACGACACCGCGACCGAGGAGCTGGGGCAGAACGCCCTGGTGGTGCGGGTGCAGCCGGACGAGGGCGTGACCATCCGGTTCGGCTCCAAGGTGCCCGGCAACACCATGGAGGTCCGCGACGTCACGATGGACTTCGGGTACGGGCACGCGTTCACCGAGTCGTCCCCGGAGGCCTACGAGCGGCTGCTGCTGGACGTGCTGCTCGGCGAGCCGTCGCTGTTCCCGAAGAACGACGAGGTCGAGCTGTCCTGGGAGATCCTGGACCCGGTCCTCGCGCACTGGGGCGCCACCGGCGCGCCGGAGAAGTACAAGGCAGGCACCTGGGGGCCGGCGTCGGCGGACGAGATGCTGGCCCGCACCGGCAGGCACTGGAGGCGTCCGTGA
- the pgl gene encoding 6-phosphogluconolactonase → MSRPEVVVHRDGDLLAAAAAARLVTGLVDAQHERGSASLVLTGGRTGAAVLRHLRDTPARDAVDWSRVDLYWGDERFLPAGHPDRNETQAREAFLDHVPVPAARVHVVEPSDGRFGDDPEAAAEAYAAELLAAGGGSAPSFDVCLLGVGEEGHVASIFPASPAVRERERAVVAVRDCPKPPPTRVSLTLPAIRAAREVWLMTTGSAKAGAVATGLTGADEVDLPAAGALGRQRTLWLLDSAAAAEAPDLFTPPSD, encoded by the coding sequence GTGAGCCGTCCCGAGGTGGTGGTGCACCGCGACGGCGACCTGCTGGCCGCCGCCGCGGCCGCCCGCCTGGTCACCGGGCTGGTGGACGCGCAGCACGAGCGCGGTTCGGCGTCGCTGGTGCTGACCGGCGGCCGGACCGGCGCGGCGGTGCTGCGGCACCTGCGCGACACGCCCGCCCGGGACGCGGTGGACTGGAGCCGGGTCGACCTGTACTGGGGCGACGAGCGGTTCCTGCCCGCCGGGCACCCGGACCGCAACGAGACGCAGGCGCGCGAGGCGTTCCTGGACCACGTCCCGGTGCCGGCGGCGCGCGTGCACGTCGTGGAGCCGTCCGACGGGCGGTTCGGTGACGACCCGGAGGCCGCCGCCGAGGCGTACGCCGCCGAACTGCTCGCGGCCGGCGGCGGTTCCGCGCCGTCGTTCGACGTGTGCCTGCTCGGCGTCGGGGAGGAGGGGCACGTGGCCTCGATCTTCCCGGCGTCGCCGGCCGTCCGGGAGCGGGAGCGCGCGGTCGTGGCCGTGCGCGACTGCCCCAAGCCGCCGCCGACGCGGGTCAGCCTCACCCTGCCCGCGATCCGCGCGGCGCGCGAGGTGTGGCTGATGACCACCGGCTCGGCGAAGGCCGGGGCCGTCGCCACCGGCCTCACCGGAGCGGACGAGGTCGACCTGCCCGCCGCGGGCGCCCTCGGTCGGCAGCGCACCCTGTGGCTGCTCGACTCGGCCGCCGCGGCGGAGGCGCCGGACCTGTTCACCCCGCCATCGGACTGA